A section of the Rutidosis leptorrhynchoides isolate AG116_Rl617_1_P2 unplaced genomic scaffold, CSIRO_AGI_Rlap_v1 contig200, whole genome shotgun sequence genome encodes:
- the LOC139881820 gene encoding uncharacterized protein, producing MGKLIEEQKRAYDKIAAAAESDRGGVYFVYGYGGTGKTFLWRSLAAAFRSNPLAELIVKVKLIIWDEAHMTHKHCFEAVDRTLWDLMRFKRADSLRKPFGGRRSFLEEISGRFYMWFQGVRGTK from the exons ATGGGGAAACTGATAGAAGAGCAGAAGAGAGCGTACGATAAGATCGCAGCGGCCGCTGAAAGCGATAGAGGAGGAGTCTACTTCGTCTATGGTTATGGTGGGACGGGAAAAACTTTTCTATGGAGATCTCTTGCGGCTGCTTTTAGGTCCAA CCCGCTGGCTGAACTGATAGTTAAGGTGAAGCTCATAATCTGGGATGAAGCTCATATGACACATAAGCACTGCTTCGAGGCTGTCGACAGAACTCTGTGGGACTTGATGAGATTCAAGCGCGCCGACAGTCTGAGAAAGCCCTTTGGAGGAAGACGATCGTTTTTGGAGGAGATTTCAGGTAGATTCTACATGTGGTTCCAAGGGGTTCGAGGCACGAAATAG